In Mycolicibacterium phocaicum, one DNA window encodes the following:
- a CDS encoding TetR/AcrR family transcriptional regulator — MTEIAARPSMSPRMARKREQARERILDAAEELFSAAGLKSGRIEDLAEAADVSVGAIYSHFGDKQGIVVALAERAIRQFGEVLEQTLSTDGGEPLERVMAVADLYARFCIEHRSAFQFVMATSADAASGNAADLNALVEAERQMLGAFQDAIQAAIDAAQINGDFEAAATARFLWGAWNGVFALALRSDGLALGEDEVVAALDLGRRLVNEGLTAPSFRDSDGRSLSHVADSLHVSRARPR; from the coding sequence ATGACCGAGATCGCGGCCAGGCCATCGATGTCGCCTCGGATGGCCCGCAAGCGCGAGCAGGCCCGGGAGCGCATTCTTGACGCTGCCGAGGAACTCTTCTCGGCTGCCGGCCTCAAGAGCGGCCGGATTGAAGACCTCGCGGAAGCGGCGGATGTGTCCGTCGGCGCGATCTACAGTCACTTCGGCGATAAACAAGGCATCGTTGTGGCCCTGGCGGAGCGCGCTATTCGTCAGTTCGGCGAGGTACTCGAACAGACGTTGTCGACCGACGGTGGCGAGCCGCTCGAAAGGGTGATGGCTGTGGCCGACCTGTACGCACGGTTCTGCATCGAACATCGTTCGGCGTTCCAATTCGTGATGGCCACCAGTGCCGATGCAGCCAGTGGCAACGCAGCGGATCTCAATGCCTTGGTCGAAGCCGAGCGGCAGATGCTGGGTGCCTTTCAAGATGCCATCCAGGCTGCCATCGACGCTGCGCAGATCAACGGTGATTTCGAGGCGGCGGCAACGGCGCGGTTCCTGTGGGGCGCGTGGAACGGGGTGTTCGCGCTGGCGCTGCGGAGCGACGGCCTGGCCCTCGGCGAAGATGAGGTGGTCGCGGCGCTGGACTTGGGTCGTCGGTTGGTCAACGAGGGCCTCACTGCGCCCTCGTTCCGTGACAGTGACGGCCGGTCGCTGTCCCATGTCGCCGATTCGCTGCACGTGTCGCGGGCCCGGCCCCGCTAG
- a CDS encoding carbon-nitrogen hydrolase family protein gives MNIVAVQPVSRSHCPETELEHIEQLVRAAVAEHRPDLVVLPSGLTVGNQSYDGVPAAVRPVDGAPLQMLRLLSRELGVTLAGGFHARRGGDAFSTYALVEPTGCTHLSNASALMPQEARWCAQGEGAGSTKIGDVRATMLTGLEWAQQGSSRQLAGKIQLALGGMSWPTTADALSMTSKMWTGNRDAATLDRYLRSLPLWQSRLFGAPAVLAVHGTSSRAPGLGATQIVSADEGVMASIAARDGEGYIAVRVTLPTDPIVQHALAGRWIGPGPHRIAFDAALGRAVLAYQRDRVSQRHPWQLWPGADLPDESGPSLAHSLAHATTFDWKAS, from the coding sequence ATGAACATCGTTGCCGTGCAACCAGTATCACGTAGCCACTGCCCCGAGACCGAACTCGAACACATCGAACAACTGGTACGTGCGGCCGTCGCCGAACACCGGCCGGACCTGGTAGTACTGCCCTCCGGTTTGACAGTGGGTAATCAGAGCTACGACGGAGTACCCGCGGCGGTGCGGCCCGTGGACGGTGCCCCACTTCAGATGTTGCGACTGTTGTCGCGAGAACTAGGGGTGACGCTCGCAGGCGGGTTTCACGCTCGGCGCGGCGGCGACGCCTTCTCGACGTACGCCCTTGTCGAGCCCACCGGGTGCACCCACTTGTCCAACGCCAGCGCCCTGATGCCGCAGGAGGCGCGCTGGTGCGCCCAGGGTGAGGGCGCCGGGAGTACCAAAATCGGGGACGTGCGCGCCACGATGCTCACTGGGCTCGAATGGGCGCAACAAGGCAGTTCGCGCCAGCTGGCAGGGAAAATTCAGCTCGCGCTGGGCGGGATGAGCTGGCCGACAACCGCCGACGCGTTGTCTATGACGAGCAAGATGTGGACCGGGAACCGCGACGCCGCGACATTGGACCGCTATCTGCGTTCGCTGCCGCTGTGGCAGTCCCGGCTGTTCGGTGCGCCGGCAGTGCTGGCTGTGCACGGAACGTCATCCCGGGCACCGGGTCTGGGCGCCACCCAGATCGTCAGCGCCGACGAGGGGGTGATGGCATCCATCGCGGCCCGCGACGGGGAAGGGTACATCGCCGTCCGTGTCACGCTGCCCACCGATCCGATCGTTCAACACGCGCTGGCAGGTCGGTGGATCGGACCCGGCCCACACCGCATCGCCTTTGACGCCGCGCTGGGACGGGCCGTCCTGGCGTACCAGCGGGACCGGGTCTCGCAGCGCCACCCGTGGCAGCTGTGGCCCGGGGCCGACCTGCCTGACGAGTCCGGGCCCTCCCTCGCCCATTCACTAGCCCACGCAACCACTTTCGACTGGAAGGCCAGCTGA
- a CDS encoding FAD-dependent oxidoreductase, which produces MTSTKSADAVGILLEAEDFDEYGGWLLDSQFDHEMGSPYLLAHGLGRPVADASTTIEIPSAGRYHLWVRAKDWVPAHHPGRFQVIINGVAVDREFGANGQNWSWEPAGIVDLDAGDATITLHDLTGFDGRCDAIFLGHNDTPPPDGAGTDARSWRRRLRGLPDEPTPAGEFDVVIAGGGITGVAAALTAARLGCRVALIQDRPYLGGNASVEIGLSPRGETGPVIDELSQRNPDGDLHARRLLESEPNATVVMEQTVYDAAADGRRITSIDARAARSGREYRYTAPIFIDCTGTALLGILSGAQTRFGQEAHDEFDESLAPEHGDDMHHGNTVFFRTRMADAPAPFPAVPWASDVAKDFADLRGQLTKPGIENGPGPVAGPFRMPDPTVRRRMTQHLTHFWEYGQWLDPYTNGEAIRDHLLCAIYGTFANVKHLEPDEYANLELDWVAYVPAQGEYRRYVGDYTLTETDIRSHKLFPDAVVQNSGAFCLHYPGDEKYDFRLKNWIWDTRDEQPYDIPFRCLYSVDIENLMVAGKHISVTHVAGSNTKFMGNGGQHGIATAAAAFLCTKYSATPRSIYQDHLQELQDIARHATTDPHRRESDT; this is translated from the coding sequence ATGACTAGTACGAAATCTGCTGACGCTGTGGGGATTCTGCTGGAGGCCGAGGACTTTGATGAGTACGGCGGGTGGTTGCTCGATTCCCAGTTCGACCACGAGATGGGCTCGCCGTACCTGTTGGCCCACGGCCTCGGCCGGCCCGTCGCGGACGCTAGCACCACCATCGAAATCCCTTCAGCGGGGCGGTACCACCTGTGGGTGCGGGCCAAGGACTGGGTGCCCGCCCATCACCCCGGACGGTTTCAGGTGATCATCAACGGTGTCGCCGTGGATCGCGAATTCGGCGCCAACGGGCAGAACTGGTCCTGGGAGCCAGCCGGTATCGTCGACCTTGATGCCGGCGATGCCACCATTACGTTGCACGACCTGACCGGCTTCGACGGCCGCTGCGACGCCATCTTTCTGGGCCACAACGACACACCCCCACCTGATGGAGCCGGCACCGATGCCCGATCGTGGCGCCGCCGCCTGCGCGGGCTCCCCGACGAACCCACTCCCGCAGGCGAATTCGACGTCGTCATCGCCGGCGGCGGCATCACCGGAGTAGCCGCCGCCTTGACTGCGGCTCGCCTAGGCTGCCGGGTCGCACTGATCCAGGACCGCCCCTACCTCGGCGGAAATGCCAGCGTTGAAATCGGCCTCAGTCCCCGTGGGGAAACCGGCCCCGTCATCGACGAACTGTCCCAACGAAACCCAGACGGTGACCTGCACGCCCGACGTCTCCTCGAATCCGAACCCAACGCGACCGTCGTCATGGAGCAGACCGTCTACGACGCTGCCGCAGATGGCCGGCGAATCACCTCGATCGATGCCCGCGCCGCCCGCAGCGGACGCGAATACCGTTACACCGCACCGATCTTCATCGACTGCACCGGCACCGCCCTACTCGGCATCCTGTCCGGAGCCCAAACCCGCTTCGGACAAGAAGCCCACGACGAGTTCGACGAGAGCCTCGCCCCCGAACACGGTGACGACATGCACCACGGCAACACCGTTTTCTTTCGCACCCGTATGGCCGACGCGCCGGCGCCCTTCCCGGCGGTGCCCTGGGCGAGCGATGTGGCCAAGGATTTCGCCGATCTGCGCGGACAACTCACCAAACCCGGCATCGAGAACGGACCAGGACCGGTCGCCGGCCCATTCCGCATGCCCGATCCGACCGTCCGCCGCCGGATGACCCAGCACCTCACGCACTTCTGGGAGTACGGCCAGTGGCTGGACCCCTACACCAACGGCGAGGCGATCCGCGATCATCTGCTGTGCGCGATCTACGGCACCTTCGCCAACGTCAAGCACCTTGAACCGGATGAGTATGCCAACCTCGAATTGGACTGGGTTGCTTATGTTCCCGCTCAAGGTGAGTACCGGCGTTACGTGGGTGACTACACCCTCACCGAGACCGATATCCGCAGTCATAAGCTCTTTCCTGACGCCGTCGTGCAGAACTCCGGAGCGTTCTGCCTGCACTACCCGGGCGATGAGAAGTACGACTTCCGGCTGAAAAACTGGATCTGGGACACTCGAGACGAGCAGCCCTACGACATTCCGTTCCGATGCCTGTATTCGGTCGATATCGAGAATTTGATGGTGGCCGGCAAGCACATCAGCGTCACCCACGTCGCCGGATCGAACACGAAGTTCATGGGCAACGGCGGACAGCACGGAATCGCCACCGCCGCAGCGGCATTCCTGTGCACGAAGTACTCAGCTACGCCTCGCAGCATCTACCAGGACCACCTACAGGAACTGCAAGACATCGCGCGCCACGCCACGACCGACCCCCACAGACGGGAATCTGACACATGA
- a CDS encoding SDR family NAD(P)-dependent oxidoreductase yields the protein MKNPVNAKTVVVTGAASGIGRALAVELSRRGAQVACCDVNPDGLKETAGLCRGPVHTASVDVGDPERLHEYAAEVAEHFGTVHQVYNNAGISFTSPVAASAWRDYERVLRVNLNGVINGTLAFLPHLIASGDGHVVNISSLNGYLAQPGLSHYCTAKFGVRGFTESLRAEMLLERTPVKVTVVHPGGVATNIAASSVELARQTGGQITAAQEARQKTYDTKLLKLAPDKAAQIIVDGVEKQRARIRVGNDALAVDLLTRLMPQTAVRVAVLLERRLIKGEQSEPWVPLRHSHSASSTN from the coding sequence ATGAAGAATCCCGTAAACGCCAAGACCGTCGTCGTCACGGGTGCAGCGTCCGGGATCGGGCGAGCACTGGCCGTTGAACTGAGCCGACGTGGTGCGCAGGTGGCCTGCTGCGACGTCAACCCGGACGGATTGAAAGAAACCGCCGGCCTGTGCCGAGGGCCGGTGCACACTGCGTCGGTAGATGTCGGCGACCCCGAACGGCTGCACGAGTATGCAGCTGAGGTTGCCGAACATTTCGGGACCGTGCACCAGGTGTACAACAACGCCGGCATCAGCTTCACCTCGCCGGTGGCCGCGAGCGCGTGGCGCGACTACGAGCGGGTGCTGCGCGTCAACCTCAATGGCGTCATCAACGGGACGTTGGCCTTCCTCCCGCATCTCATCGCGTCCGGCGACGGTCACGTCGTCAACATCTCCAGTCTCAACGGGTATCTCGCCCAACCCGGTCTGTCCCATTACTGCACAGCCAAATTCGGCGTACGGGGTTTCACCGAGTCGTTACGCGCCGAGATGCTGCTTGAACGCACCCCGGTGAAAGTCACCGTGGTTCACCCCGGTGGCGTCGCCACCAACATCGCCGCCAGTTCGGTTGAGCTGGCCCGACAAACCGGAGGTCAGATCACCGCCGCCCAGGAAGCTCGGCAAAAGACCTACGACACCAAGCTACTCAAGTTGGCTCCGGACAAAGCTGCCCAGATCATCGTTGACGGGGTCGAGAAGCAACGGGCGCGTATTCGAGTCGGAAACGATGCCCTCGCAGTCGATCTGCTCACGCGGCTGATGCCTCAGACCGCAGTGCGTGTGGCGGTGCTCCTGGAACGGCGGCTGATCAAGGGTGAGCAATCTGAGCCGTGGGTTCCGCTCCGCCACTCCCATTCCGCCAGCTCAACAAATTGA
- a CDS encoding ferredoxin, producing the protein MKIALHAGKCDGIGMCEAAAPDIFEVGDDGLVHVLDPTPDEDRRHDVQEAIDSCPVRALLLED; encoded by the coding sequence ATGAAGATCGCTCTGCACGCCGGCAAGTGCGACGGAATCGGCATGTGTGAGGCCGCCGCACCAGACATCTTCGAAGTCGGCGACGACGGCCTCGTCCACGTTCTCGATCCCACGCCCGACGAAGACCGCCGCCACGACGTCCAAGAAGCAATCGACAGCTGTCCCGTGCGAGCGCTGCTCCTCGAGGACTGA
- a CDS encoding acyl-CoA dehydrogenase family protein — MLLSPSPRGAELAARVRDFIDTEIRPIERDYHATLAVARQDGTQWAPLPLMLDLQSKARSVGLWNLFLPAGHGDSYAGKFGTSGSAGLSNVDYAPLAELMGRSLLAPVVFNCNAPDTGNAEVLLRYGDDIQQKQWLEPLLDARIRSAFLMTEPGVASSDAANMQATATIDGDQVVLNGTKWWSTGIGHADCELMIFMGVTDPNAHRHQRHSMVIVPRSTDGVEVIRMLPTMGWYDEPYGHAEIRLTDVRVPLSNVIAGPGRAFEIAQGRLGPGRIHHCMRLIGAAELALELACRRAIARTAFGKPIINLGGNRERIADARIAINQARLLVLHAAWLLDTNDPAAIGAVSEIKVAVPTMAQNVIDMAMQLHGGAALSEDTPLSALWLQARAVRFADGPDAVHRGVVARIELAKHADTVAS, encoded by the coding sequence ATGCTGCTGTCACCTTCACCGCGCGGCGCCGAACTCGCCGCCCGCGTGCGCGATTTCATCGACACCGAGATCCGTCCCATCGAACGCGACTACCACGCCACACTGGCCGTGGCTCGCCAGGACGGTACCCAGTGGGCACCGTTGCCGCTGATGCTCGACCTGCAGAGCAAGGCACGTTCGGTGGGACTGTGGAACCTCTTTCTGCCTGCCGGACACGGTGATTCCTACGCCGGGAAGTTCGGCACCAGCGGCAGTGCGGGACTCTCGAACGTCGACTACGCGCCCCTGGCCGAACTGATGGGCCGCTCCCTGTTGGCTCCCGTGGTGTTCAACTGCAACGCCCCCGACACCGGCAACGCCGAGGTCCTGCTGCGCTACGGCGACGACATCCAACAGAAGCAGTGGCTCGAACCACTGCTGGATGCCAGGATTCGCAGCGCGTTCCTGATGACCGAACCGGGGGTGGCGTCCTCGGACGCGGCCAACATGCAGGCCACCGCGACCATCGACGGCGACCAGGTAGTACTCAACGGCACCAAATGGTGGTCCACCGGCATCGGTCACGCCGACTGCGAGCTGATGATCTTCATGGGCGTGACCGACCCCAACGCGCACCGGCACCAGCGACATTCGATGGTGATCGTCCCGCGCAGCACCGATGGTGTCGAAGTGATTCGGATGCTGCCAACCATGGGCTGGTACGACGAGCCCTACGGCCACGCCGAGATTCGTCTCACCGATGTGCGGGTACCGCTGTCCAATGTGATCGCCGGACCGGGCCGCGCATTCGAGATCGCGCAGGGCCGACTCGGTCCCGGCCGCATCCATCACTGCATGCGGTTGATCGGAGCCGCCGAACTGGCGCTGGAGCTTGCCTGTCGACGGGCCATCGCCCGTACCGCTTTCGGCAAGCCCATCATCAACCTGGGCGGCAACCGGGAACGCATCGCCGACGCCCGCATCGCCATCAACCAGGCCCGGCTGCTCGTGCTGCACGCGGCCTGGCTGCTCGACACCAACGACCCGGCGGCGATCGGCGCCGTCAGCGAAATCAAGGTGGCCGTCCCCACCATGGCCCAAAACGTCATCGACATGGCGATGCAACTGCACGGCGGTGCGGCACTGTCCGAGGACACCCCGTTGTCAGCGCTCTGGCTGCAAGCCCGCGCGGTGCGATTCGCCGACGGCCCCGATGCCGTGCACCGCGGCGTGGTCGCCCGCATCGAACTCGCCAAGCACGCCGACACGGTCGCGTCATGA
- a CDS encoding nuclear transport factor 2 family protein has translation MPTQTEIDEITLAAAEYGATIVSVFTDEEVRNLRTAVRWGELYNCDATQMVKECYAPDCRVEVKGAFTYHGHGTFVGLEKAIHQAAPQRHGGAERLIAVGNIVVCQGILTDQGRGEGWSSPFCVVLTLEDGKVVLDQTYMDITQWPSPLMTPSVMKEFGLELEFQRPSLALAVFAVPAVITRKLSHAFHRLSRRRPPAARPAL, from the coding sequence ATGCCCACACAAACAGAGATTGACGAAATCACCTTGGCTGCAGCGGAATACGGCGCCACGATCGTATCGGTCTTCACCGACGAAGAAGTCCGCAATCTACGCACGGCCGTTCGGTGGGGTGAGCTGTACAACTGTGACGCAACGCAGATGGTGAAAGAGTGCTACGCACCTGACTGCCGCGTGGAGGTCAAGGGTGCGTTCACCTACCACGGTCACGGCACCTTCGTCGGCCTTGAAAAGGCCATCCATCAAGCGGCTCCACAACGGCACGGCGGCGCGGAGCGACTGATCGCCGTCGGCAACATCGTTGTCTGCCAAGGCATTCTCACCGATCAAGGACGTGGCGAAGGCTGGAGCAGTCCGTTCTGCGTGGTCCTGACCCTTGAAGACGGCAAGGTCGTCCTCGACCAAACGTACATGGACATCACCCAATGGCCCTCTCCGCTCATGACGCCGAGCGTGATGAAGGAGTTCGGCCTCGAACTGGAATTTCAGCGACCATCGTTGGCACTGGCCGTCTTTGCCGTTCCCGCTGTCATCACCAGGAAACTCAGCCACGCCTTCCATCGCCTATCTCGTCGCCGACCGCCGGCCGCTCGGCCTGCCCTCTGA
- a CDS encoding NAD(P)/FAD-dependent oxidoreductase — MVIIGARLAGASAAAHMARAGLDVVALDRSSFPSDQLSTHLLFPDGINEIRRMGALPGILSHNPTRSPWMQLVVNHGRPDESRILERWRPAGPIDYCLCVPRILQDVELVNAARAAGADVRERHRLVEVLWRGGRACGVRYADRDGNQFDLMAKLVIGADGRRSSVAAQVGAFAPYRASRNGRALVFRYGDDPQFGTQAGQTIHQWRDEDSMAFLFPSTPAGRMLMLFMGPAQEAAEASKDPEGYWDRKLAVHPGMAERCRGAENLSGLRATGDTTSYFRASSGPGWVLIGDAGHFKDPVIGQGQRDALWSGRRLAEMLGTRLGSSWEIDQATREWEHERDRECLHAYHFGNIETQVRTVPPVLSGAIRRSGRKGLQRPDFTDVFGRARSITEVLTGPRIVAGTASALRHNTAELLSAQGVRDLLMDVRTQFELRRQTKSTDFRCTRDVFGSDNADPTPPAPVRPVARAANDAATPNTETAPPSHAQATATAEIGV; from the coding sequence GTGGTGATCATCGGAGCGCGACTGGCCGGGGCCTCGGCTGCAGCGCACATGGCGCGGGCCGGCCTCGATGTCGTCGCGCTGGACCGCTCGTCATTTCCCTCCGACCAACTGTCGACGCATCTGTTGTTTCCGGACGGCATCAATGAGATCCGCCGAATGGGTGCCCTGCCCGGCATCCTGAGCCACAACCCCACGCGCTCGCCCTGGATGCAACTAGTGGTCAACCACGGGCGGCCCGACGAATCACGAATCCTGGAGCGCTGGCGACCGGCCGGGCCGATCGACTACTGCCTGTGCGTGCCGCGCATCCTGCAGGACGTCGAGCTGGTCAACGCGGCGCGCGCCGCCGGCGCCGACGTCCGCGAGCGCCACCGCCTCGTCGAAGTGCTGTGGCGCGGCGGACGCGCATGCGGGGTGCGCTACGCCGACCGTGACGGCAATCAGTTCGACCTGATGGCCAAGCTGGTGATCGGCGCGGACGGGCGCCGATCCTCGGTAGCCGCCCAGGTCGGAGCATTCGCCCCCTACCGTGCGTCACGCAACGGCCGCGCACTGGTCTTCCGCTATGGCGACGACCCCCAATTCGGCACCCAAGCCGGGCAGACCATCCACCAATGGCGCGATGAGGATTCGATGGCGTTCCTATTTCCCTCGACGCCGGCGGGCCGGATGCTCATGCTGTTCATGGGCCCCGCGCAGGAAGCGGCCGAAGCCAGCAAGGACCCCGAGGGCTATTGGGATCGCAAGCTCGCCGTGCACCCCGGCATGGCCGAACGGTGCCGCGGAGCCGAGAACCTGAGCGGGTTGCGCGCCACCGGCGACACCACCTCGTACTTCCGGGCCTCCAGCGGGCCGGGCTGGGTCCTCATCGGCGACGCCGGCCACTTCAAAGACCCGGTGATCGGCCAGGGCCAACGCGATGCCCTCTGGTCAGGGCGGCGGCTGGCCGAAATGCTCGGCACCAGATTGGGCTCGTCATGGGAGATCGATCAGGCCACCCGGGAATGGGAGCACGAACGAGACCGAGAGTGCCTGCACGCCTATCACTTTGGCAATATCGAAACCCAGGTCCGGACCGTCCCACCGGTGTTGTCGGGTGCCATCCGCCGCTCTGGGCGTAAAGGCTTGCAACGTCCCGATTTCACTGATGTGTTCGGGCGAGCACGATCGATCACCGAAGTCCTCACCGGACCTCGGATCGTCGCCGGAACCGCGAGCGCCCTACGCCACAACACTGCGGAGCTCCTCAGCGCTCAGGGGGTGCGCGACCTGCTGATGGATGTCCGTACCCAGTTCGAATTGCGCCGACAGACCAAGAGCACCGACTTCCGCTGCACCCGCGATGTTTTCGGTAGCGACAACGCCGACCCGACACCCCCAGCGCCGGTACGTCCCGTCGCCCGCGCCGCCAACGACGCGGCCACGCCCAACACAGAGACAGCACCGCCCAGCCACGCGCAGGCAACTGCAACCGCCGAGATCGGAGTCTAA
- a CDS encoding SDR family oxidoreductase, giving the protein MAKAKRQNILITGASSGLGSGLAREFATRGATLGLCARRTERLEALAAELTQSNPTTTVHLKALDVTDHTSVFDVFRGFADEMGSIDRVIVNAGIGLGKALGTGGFDQNLATLQTNLIAGLAQIEAAMEIFRWQGSGHLVVMSSVSAFRGMRRSMTAYAASKAGLAMIAEGLRAELNGRSDIQITTLFPGYIRTELNEQVHAPFMVDAQTGCRALAQAIDKEPDTAIVPAWPWVPIATAMQHLPLSMVNRIT; this is encoded by the coding sequence ATGGCGAAAGCGAAACGTCAGAACATCCTGATCACCGGGGCCAGTTCCGGACTCGGCAGCGGCCTGGCACGCGAATTCGCTACCCGTGGTGCAACATTGGGATTGTGCGCGCGCCGCACCGAGCGACTTGAGGCGCTGGCCGCCGAACTGACGCAATCGAACCCCACAACGACCGTGCATCTCAAAGCACTGGATGTCACCGACCACACCAGCGTCTTCGATGTTTTTCGCGGGTTCGCCGACGAGATGGGCAGCATTGATCGCGTCATCGTCAATGCCGGGATCGGACTGGGAAAAGCGTTGGGCACCGGCGGTTTCGACCAGAATCTGGCCACCTTGCAGACCAATCTGATCGCCGGACTGGCGCAGATCGAGGCTGCCATGGAGATCTTCCGATGGCAGGGATCCGGGCACCTGGTCGTGATGTCCTCGGTCAGCGCCTTCCGCGGCATGCGGCGCTCGATGACGGCCTACGCCGCCAGCAAGGCCGGCTTGGCGATGATCGCTGAGGGTCTACGCGCAGAGCTGAACGGGCGCAGCGATATTCAGATCACCACCCTGTTTCCCGGCTACATCCGCACCGAACTCAACGAGCAGGTCCATGCGCCCTTCATGGTCGACGCACAGACCGGGTGCCGAGCGCTGGCCCAGGCCATCGACAAAGAGCCCGATACCGCCATCGTCCCTGCTTGGCCGTGGGTGCCCATCGCGACCGCAATGCAACACCTGCCGCTGTCGATGGTCAACCGGATCACCTGA
- a CDS encoding 3-oxoacid CoA-transferase subunit B, protein MTDTLEHLDRGPLNRDELAAAVARDIPAGSVVNLGIGQPTTVADHLSADSGVILHTENGMLGMGPEAHGEQIDTDLTNAGKIPVTELPGAAYFHHADSFAMMRGGHLDVCVMGAFQVSDHGDLANWSTGASDAIPAVGGAMDLAIGAKSVYVMMSLFAKDGAPKLVSHCNYPLTGKRCVRRIYSDVAIIDIDADHGAAVLQTFGVSVAELQDKLGIPLRASGLVR, encoded by the coding sequence GTGACCGACACACTCGAACATCTCGACCGCGGCCCGCTGAACCGTGACGAACTCGCCGCCGCCGTCGCACGGGATATCCCCGCCGGATCGGTAGTCAACCTCGGTATCGGGCAACCTACCACCGTCGCCGATCACCTATCAGCCGACAGCGGGGTCATCCTGCACACCGAGAACGGCATGCTCGGTATGGGGCCCGAAGCGCACGGTGAACAGATCGACACCGACCTCACCAACGCAGGCAAGATTCCCGTCACCGAGCTGCCTGGCGCCGCCTACTTCCACCACGCCGACTCATTCGCCATGATGCGCGGAGGCCACCTCGACGTCTGCGTAATGGGCGCGTTCCAGGTATCTGACCACGGTGATCTAGCCAACTGGAGCACCGGAGCCTCCGACGCGATACCTGCAGTCGGAGGTGCCATGGACCTCGCCATCGGTGCCAAATCCGTCTACGTCATGATGTCGCTGTTCGCCAAAGACGGAGCACCCAAGCTGGTCAGCCATTGCAACTATCCGCTCACCGGAAAGCGCTGTGTCCGGCGCATTTACAGCGACGTGGCCATCATCGACATCGACGCCGACCACGGCGCCGCCGTACTCCAAACCTTCGGCGTTTCAGTGGCTGAGCTGCAAGACAAACTCGGCATCCCCCTGCGCGCGAGCGGCCTCGTTCGATGA
- a CDS encoding phosphotransferase family protein, with the protein MTGDTPVDLDPTRDVRGEDAFDTTAVAAWLRRHAPDVAGLSGEPEVRQFSGGVSNLTYLLRYPERDVILRRPPHGSKAKSAHDMRREYDVQRLLKPVYGYVPEMIAFCDDASVLGSEFYVMERLNGRILRRDLPDDLQLSPAHAGELSRAYVDRLVELHAIDVSAAGLEQFNRGPGYVARQVGGWSDRYRRARTGDADSFEPIMAWLHTHQPADRALCLIHNDFRLDNLVLDPQDALRVIGVLDWEMATIGDPLMDLGSALGYWIQADDDPAAAQFRQQPSNADGMLTRAGIVEYYLARTGLNVTEQQWRFYEIFGLFRIAVIAQQVYYRFARGETTNPAFEPLRQVVRALEERCHGLIGNSDI; encoded by the coding sequence ATGACAGGCGATACCCCGGTCGACCTCGACCCCACGCGTGACGTCCGCGGCGAGGACGCTTTCGATACCACCGCCGTCGCCGCGTGGCTGCGCCGCCACGCCCCCGACGTTGCAGGCCTCAGCGGTGAGCCTGAAGTGCGCCAGTTCAGCGGCGGTGTCTCCAACCTGACCTATCTGCTGCGCTACCCCGAACGCGACGTCATCCTGCGGCGTCCACCACACGGCAGTAAAGCCAAGAGCGCTCACGATATGCGGCGCGAATACGACGTGCAGCGTCTGCTCAAACCTGTCTACGGCTATGTGCCCGAGATGATCGCGTTCTGCGACGACGCCTCGGTCCTCGGCTCGGAGTTCTACGTGATGGAGCGCCTCAACGGCCGCATCCTGCGCCGCGACCTTCCCGATGACCTCCAACTCTCGCCGGCTCACGCTGGTGAACTGAGCCGCGCCTATGTCGACCGACTCGTCGAGCTGCACGCGATCGACGTGAGCGCGGCGGGGCTGGAGCAGTTCAACCGTGGCCCGGGCTATGTCGCACGCCAGGTCGGTGGTTGGTCCGACCGCTACCGGCGGGCCCGCACCGGCGACGCGGACTCGTTCGAGCCGATCATGGCGTGGCTGCACACCCACCAACCAGCCGACCGCGCGTTGTGTTTGATCCACAACGACTTTCGTCTCGACAACCTCGTTCTGGACCCGCAGGATGCGCTGCGCGTCATCGGAGTCCTGGACTGGGAGATGGCCACCATCGGTGATCCACTGATGGACCTGGGCAGCGCACTGGGCTACTGGATCCAAGCCGATGACGACCCTGCGGCTGCTCAGTTCCGTCAGCAGCCGAGCAACGCCGACGGCATGCTCACTCGTGCCGGAATCGTCGAATATTATCTCGCCCGAACGGGTTTGAACGTCACCGAGCAACAGTGGCGGTTCTACGAAATCTTCGGGCTGTTCCGGATTGCCGTGATAGCCCAGCAGGTCTACTACCGATTCGCGCGCGGCGAGACAACCAACCCCGCGTTCGAGCCGCTGCGCCAGGTCGTTCGTGCCCTGGAAGAGCGTTGCCATGGCCTCATCGGCAATTCAGACATCTGA